GCTCCACAAAAACgtgtataaaaaaattatgtaaaaaaagTGGTGTCATAAATccacccctatatatatatatatatatatatatatatatatatatatatatattgaaattcCTATAGATCCAGTTAGCATGTCAAGAGATACCGTATTTTATCTTCGAGAGAAAAAATTACTACTTTTCTTCTTCGATGCATGCGCTTCGTATGTCTGAAGACTCTGAACAGATAAAGATTTTATAAGGCTTTGGTCACGAAACAAGTTAATGCAAAGGAAGTGATTTTCAAACCCCTATTTTCTCCCTTTGCACTTGTTCTCTTGGTTCtcgtttgagagagagagagagagagagagagagagatggagagtgtGACGATCGCTTCCAATCCAAACTCTAACAAGTCCGTAAATGAAAATATGGGCTGTTTTGGGTAGCGAATTAGTTCCAAGACAATCTTCACACCTGCTTACAAAGTAATAACGTGCAAGGTATGAGTATATGACACCATGTATGATCTAACAACAAATTCCTTCAAAGTGAAGCCTAACCTCCCTCTCTCATCCTCACCAATCTTTCATGTTTCCAAGCAAAAACCACAAAAGCAAAATAACAAATAATTGTGGGTCCCCACTTCTAAATTTAGAAATACTACTAATATAAAAGTAAAGAATACCTCTTGTGAAGCTTGCCCCTTAAGCAATGCGCATTGCGTTTCAGCAACAAAAAAACTCCCAAACTTCTTGAACCTGATCCTCCCTCCCTTTGTGACTACTACTCTGAAAGACCGTGATCGATAGACAGACAGCGAAAAACCGAACACGAAACCAAACTCTCCTTTCGGAATTCTGCTTGCTGCTTTATCTATAATTCGGCTCCAGTTTTAGGTTTCTCTTCCTTGCAAGTCATGACTAACTACTCTTTCCCTTCCTTTACCTCCACTCAAGTTTCATTCCTATTCCTATTTATGCAACATTATGCTCACAAGAAAAATGCTAAAATAAGACGAGAAAAAGAGACCAAAGCATTAAGGGATAAGAGACGTATCAAACGATTCTGGTCGATGGAGATCAAGGTAGAAGCTGAGGAATCCCGGCACCTGCATGATGGTGAGCAGAAACTCCCCCTCTTGCAAGATGCACCAAAGTCCGCGACAGAAGAGGAAAGAACGCTGATACAGAAAGCCATTCGCCAGACTTTTCAGAGCACAGCTCATCTGGCCAATCTTTTGCCAACGGGAACAGTTCTTGCGTTTCAGCTTCTGGCACCCATATTTACAAACCTGGGAAACTGTGACTCAGTCAGCCGGTCCATGACTGCTGGACTTGTAGCCCTCTGTGGGGCTTCAAGTTTTCTACTGAGTTTCACTGACAGCTTTCGGGACAAGAATGGAAATGTCTGCTATGGGTTCGCTACATTCAAAGGCTTATGGATCATTGATGGATCAGCCAACATATCACCTGAAGTCGCTGCAAATTTCCGGCTGCAGTTTATAGATTTCCTCCATGCCTTCATGTCAATACTTGTATTCGCAGCTGTTGCACTTTTCGATCAGAATGTAGTGAATTGCTTCTATCCAACGCCGTCAGATGAGGCTCAGGAGGTACTCACAGCATTGCCAGTTGGCATTGGCGTCATTTGCAGTATGTTGTTTGTTGTGTTTCCAACCAAGCGCCATGGAATTGGCTTCCCGCTGTCTGCAAGTTAGCAACACCTCTTTTGCTTGATTAATTCATATTTGCCTGCGTGCTACTTAAAATTGCCAAACCCTGCACATACAAccttatttattcttttttccATTCCGGCTTCCTCCAAGTTCCGTAAATGCCGGTTATATGACTGTTCTCCTTTTTTTGTAAATCCCAGTTCAAATCCATGGCACATTGAAAGAGAACTTTTAAACATCTCAACTCTTGATCAGATAACTACAAATATCGTTTGAGGTACCGACTAAGAAACGGTTGAGATAATTATTTCTCATATGAACCGAAGAGTGCGAATGAGGACCCTCTCCGAGGatatcctctttgtgaggaccttcaattacatctgttcatcgtacatcacgTGGTCAATTTTCAtcagatattatttatatttaattttaaataaaaatatttataatgaTTTATGGTCGAATGATATACGAGAACGGATCTGATTGGAGATCTttggatcctcacaaaaaggatcaAGATAGGATCTTCACAAagaagatccggagaggatcctcattccagTACATCTTCTTGTATTGCGTGAgtcatgtatgcaaataataggAAGCCTGTCTATAACTGTTATTCTGCTTTCAGCTCCTGGAGTTGTTAGATTTATAGACAGGCTTCCTATAACTTGCAGAGCCCAACCATCAATGAGCTGTAAGTAAACACATTTGGAGCAACACCTTTGGTTGTCATGTCTTTAAACATCCCATGGTTTTTATCCAAATTCTTCAACAAGAATCCCACGTATGGTTATGTAAGATTTTTGGGTTGGTTTGCACTGAAAGTCGTCCATCTTGTGAACACCCTTACACCATCCAGGTCCAGTGGCCTGTGAACGCAGCCATAGCCTCTGCAAACAGGGAGGAATATCTTCAGTAACACTACACTTCTCCTCCTTCATCCTATCAAGTAGTGCCTCCGCGGACCTGATCCGGTTCGCGGAGACTAACTGAGAGATCATGAGGCCAAAGGTGGTGATATATAGCGGAGGCATTTGACTGCGGCGGTGCGGAGTTGTTGAATTGGGCCCAATGGTTGAAAGGTGATGTCGATGTGGATCGGGTAAATCCACAATTATATCGGATCATGTCTGTGATAGGCCTCAAAATCTTTGATCTATGCAtccaaaaataccaaaaaaatccAGCATTTCTAGTTTTATCTTCATTAACTTTGAATGTTTTTAGGCTAATACAATTTCTATATATACATAGATGATTTTTGTAAACGAGAAATTACTTGACTATGTAGAGTTTCTCGCCTATCAATTGTCAAACTAATTAGTTGTTTTACTTTACGTGTTTTATACAAGCTTATTTTGTGCAGGACATCTGATTGTTTTGCGAAAACTTAAGTGTTActcaatttttgtcaacttCAATC
This genomic interval from Malus domestica chromosome 05, GDT2T_hap1 contains the following:
- the LOC103434834 gene encoding protein DMP4-like — protein: MTNYSFPSFTSTQVSFLFLFMQHYAHKKNAKIRREKETKALRDKRRIKRFWSMEIKVEAEESRHLHDGEQKLPLLQDAPKSATEEERTLIQKAIRQTFQSTAHLANLLPTGTVLAFQLLAPIFTNLGNCDSVSRSMTAGLVALCGASSFLLSFTDSFRDKNGNVCYGFATFKGLWIIDGSANISPEVAANFRLQFIDFLHAFMSILVFAAVALFDQNVVNCFYPTPSDEAQEVLTALPVGIGVICSMLFVVFPTKRHGIGFPLSAS